From one Brachypodium distachyon strain Bd21 chromosome 4, Brachypodium_distachyon_v3.0, whole genome shotgun sequence genomic stretch:
- the LOC106866835 gene encoding uncharacterized protein C53C9.2-like produces MESSSPPAVVEAAAPEPKKKRRLTQEEIEYAMAMERRPPFRPPGLDLFARLSARGQAVLDLLASAAEHVEELQDDRMAYKERVIREFAAKGYVEVTDYEDDEEEEEEKEWHRDMIFDEEEEEEEKEKDDE; encoded by the coding sequence ATGGAGtcctcttcgccgccggcggtcgTGGAAGCGGCGGCCCCTGAGCCCAAGAAAAAGAGGCGGCTGACGCAGGAGGAGATCGAGTACGCGATGGCCATGGAGAGGAGGCCGCCCTTCCGGCCCCCCGGCCTCGACCTGTTCGCCCGGCTGAGCGCGCGCGGCCAAGCCGTGCTGGATTTGCTGGCCAGTGCCGCGGAGCATGTCGAGGAGCTGCAGGACGACAGGATGGCATACAAGGAGCGGGTCATCCGGGAGTTCGCCGCCAAGGGCTACGTTGAGGTCACCGACTACgaggacgatgaggaggaggaagaagagaaggagtGGCATCGCGATATGATCtttgacgaggaggaggaggaggaagagaaggagaaagaCGAcgagtga
- the LOC100838732 gene encoding serine--tRNA ligase, chloroplastic/mitochondrial isoform X2 has product MKGKLEPSVRQAFVEEGKNLKESLIALEEDLVQLTDKLQLEAQSIPNTTHPDVPVGGEENSVIRKEVGSQRNFDFTIKDHLQLGKDLDLFDFDAASEVSGSKFYYLKNAAVLLEMALVNWAIAEVSKKGFTPLITPEIVRSSVVERCGFQPRAQNTQVYSIDNSDQCLIGTAEIPVGGIHMNSILLDSDLPLKYVAYSHCFRTEAGAAGAATRGLYRVHQFSKVEMFIFCRPEESDKYHEELITIEEDLYASLGLHFKTLDMATGDLGAPAYRKYDIEAWMPGLDRYGEISSASNCTDYQSRRLGIRFRPAPSEPPPATNAKKGKGGSSGPTQFVHTLNATAVAVPRLIISILENFQQEDGTVLIPEPLRPFMGGLGILAPKPKGTA; this is encoded by the exons ATGAAAGGGAAACTGGAACCATCTGTGCGACAAGCCTTTGTTGAAGAAG GCAAGAACCTGAAAGAAAGCCTTATTGCGCTAGAAGAGGATCTTGTTCAGCTAACTGATAAGCTTCAACTAGAAGCACAAAGTATTCCTAATACCACACATCCAGATGTTCCCGTAGGGGGTGAGGAAAACTCTGTCATCAGAAAGGAG GTAGGAAGTCAGAGAAACTTCGATTTCACTATCAAAGATCACCTTCAGCTGGGAAAGGACCTTGATTTGTTTGACTTTGATGCAGCTTCTGAG GTCAGTGGTTCAAAGTTCTACTATTTGAAGAATGCAGCTGTTTTATTGGAGATGGCCCTTGTAAATTGGGCTATTGCAGAGGTCTCAAAGAAGGGTTTCACACCACTCATAACTCCGGAGATTGTAAGATCATCTGTTGTTGAGAGATGTGGCTTCCAGCCAAGGGCCCAAAATACTCAG GTCTATTCAATTGATAACAGTGATCAGTGCCTCATAGGCACTGCTGAAATTCCTGTTGGTGGCATCCATATGAACTCTATACTTCTTGATTCTGATTTACCTCTAAAATATGTTGCCTATTCGCACTGTTTTCGCACAGAAGCTGGTGCTGCAGGTGCTGCCACTAG GGGTCTGTACCGAGTACATCAATTTAGCAAGGTTGAGATGTTCATATTCTGTCGGCCAGAGGAAAGTGACAAGTACCATGAAGAACTTATTACCATTGAAGAGGATCTTTATGCATCACTTGGACTCCATTTCAA AACTTTGGATATGGCAACAGGGGATTTGGGCGCGCCAGCCTACAGAAAGTATGACATCGAGGCATGGATGCCAGGTCTAGATCGGTATGGTGAG ATCTCGAGTGCGTCAAACTGCACGGACTACCAGAGCAGGCGGCTTGGCATCCGGTTCCGTCCAGCACCCTCAGAGCCTCCACCGGCGACAAACGCTAAGAAAGGGAAGGGGGGCAGCTCTGGCCCAACACAGTTTGTCCACACTCTCAATGCGACAGCAGTAGCTGTTCCTCGCTTGATTATATCCATCCTAGAGAATTTTCAGCAAGAGGATGGAACCGTGCTGATTCCGGAGCCGCTAAGGCCTTTCATGGGTGGACTTGGCATCCTCGCTCCAAAACCAAAGGGAACAGCATGA
- the LOC100838732 gene encoding serine--tRNA ligase, chloroplastic/mitochondrial isoform X1, protein MLTCGRYLSSAAATTPSLSPLRSLTFSLLRRHPLRFLSSASAAAATTVEPETKGAGGAGAVGGAGALRPQWKAAIDFKWIRDNKETVATNILNRNSVANLDVVLQLYDQYLALQKEVERLRAERNAVANKMKGKLEPSVRQAFVEEGKNLKESLIALEEDLVQLTDKLQLEAQSIPNTTHPDVPVGGEENSVIRKEVGSQRNFDFTIKDHLQLGKDLDLFDFDAASEVSGSKFYYLKNAAVLLEMALVNWAIAEVSKKGFTPLITPEIVRSSVVERCGFQPRAQNTQVYSIDNSDQCLIGTAEIPVGGIHMNSILLDSDLPLKYVAYSHCFRTEAGAAGAATRGLYRVHQFSKVEMFIFCRPEESDKYHEELITIEEDLYASLGLHFKTLDMATGDLGAPAYRKYDIEAWMPGLDRYGEISSASNCTDYQSRRLGIRFRPAPSEPPPATNAKKGKGGSSGPTQFVHTLNATAVAVPRLIISILENFQQEDGTVLIPEPLRPFMGGLGILAPKPKGTA, encoded by the exons ATGCTGACCTGCGGCCGGtacctctcctccgccgccgctaccACCCCGTCCCTTTCCCCGCTCCGGAGCCTaaccttctccctcctccgccgccaccctctccgcttcctctcctccgcctccgccgccgccgctaccaCAGTCGAGCCCGAGACGAAAG GtgctggcggcgccggcgcggttGGTGGTGCCGGTGCCCTGAGGCCGCAGTGGAAGGCGGCGATTGACTTCAAGTGGATCCGGGACAACAAGGAGACCGTCGCCACCAACATACTGAACCGGAACTCCGTCGCCAACCTCGACGTCGTCCTCCAGCTCTACGACCAGTACCTCGCGCTGCAGAAG GAGGTCGAACGGCTCCGAGCTGAAAGAAATGCTGTTGCTAACAAGATGAAAGGGAAACTGGAACCATCTGTGCGACAAGCCTTTGTTGAAGAAG GCAAGAACCTGAAAGAAAGCCTTATTGCGCTAGAAGAGGATCTTGTTCAGCTAACTGATAAGCTTCAACTAGAAGCACAAAGTATTCCTAATACCACACATCCAGATGTTCCCGTAGGGGGTGAGGAAAACTCTGTCATCAGAAAGGAG GTAGGAAGTCAGAGAAACTTCGATTTCACTATCAAAGATCACCTTCAGCTGGGAAAGGACCTTGATTTGTTTGACTTTGATGCAGCTTCTGAG GTCAGTGGTTCAAAGTTCTACTATTTGAAGAATGCAGCTGTTTTATTGGAGATGGCCCTTGTAAATTGGGCTATTGCAGAGGTCTCAAAGAAGGGTTTCACACCACTCATAACTCCGGAGATTGTAAGATCATCTGTTGTTGAGAGATGTGGCTTCCAGCCAAGGGCCCAAAATACTCAG GTCTATTCAATTGATAACAGTGATCAGTGCCTCATAGGCACTGCTGAAATTCCTGTTGGTGGCATCCATATGAACTCTATACTTCTTGATTCTGATTTACCTCTAAAATATGTTGCCTATTCGCACTGTTTTCGCACAGAAGCTGGTGCTGCAGGTGCTGCCACTAG GGGTCTGTACCGAGTACATCAATTTAGCAAGGTTGAGATGTTCATATTCTGTCGGCCAGAGGAAAGTGACAAGTACCATGAAGAACTTATTACCATTGAAGAGGATCTTTATGCATCACTTGGACTCCATTTCAA AACTTTGGATATGGCAACAGGGGATTTGGGCGCGCCAGCCTACAGAAAGTATGACATCGAGGCATGGATGCCAGGTCTAGATCGGTATGGTGAG ATCTCGAGTGCGTCAAACTGCACGGACTACCAGAGCAGGCGGCTTGGCATCCGGTTCCGTCCAGCACCCTCAGAGCCTCCACCGGCGACAAACGCTAAGAAAGGGAAGGGGGGCAGCTCTGGCCCAACACAGTTTGTCCACACTCTCAATGCGACAGCAGTAGCTGTTCCTCGCTTGATTATATCCATCCTAGAGAATTTTCAGCAAGAGGATGGAACCGTGCTGATTCCGGAGCCGCTAAGGCCTTTCATGGGTGGACTTGGCATCCTCGCTCCAAAACCAAAGGGAACAGCATGA
- the LOC100839035 gene encoding SEC12-like protein 2, with product MAPRGGGQTYGFPIYCASWLPLAHILKPSPSAEDSADADAASSSSSPPPMVALGGGGGEGRSGVPNALVVAALDPAAATPALSPEPVFRLGTEDQVPYRMTVHPRGDGVLCAFPKGCRLLRWEPPEGEEPHKVVLRSDQEEALLKLNDVGLQLAVSFSGEGSILATGGEDGHLRVFKWPAMDTVIEEPDTKTSVKDLSFSSDEKFLAVNRSSGPSRVWDLKTSEAVANLPREAGENFGFCRFSNKPDNSQILFVTAMQGDYGKIISWNTTSWTRTGSKKITREAISAFAVSPDGTLLAIGTVEGSVSVLGSKDMRVLVTVKKAHLGIVTTLAFSQDSRTLLSTSFDSTARVTSIGSPTSNGISLWSMILAIILAVLVYYCMQHKEDLLAMLPL from the exons ATGgcgccccgcggcggcggccagacCTACGGCTTCCCCATCTACTGCGCCTCCTGGCTGCCCCTCGCGCACATCCTCAagccctccccctccgccgaGGACTCCGCGGACGCGGACGcagcctcgtcctcctcctccccgcctccCATGGTGGCgctcggaggcggcggcggcgagggcagGAGCGGCGTGCCCAACGCGCTGGTCGTCGCGGCGCTCGACCCCGCCGCGGCGACGCCGGCGCTCTCCCCGGAGCCG GTGTTTAGGCTGGGCACGGAGGACCAGGTGCCGTACCGGATGACTGTCCACCcccgcggcgacggcgtcctCTGCGCCTTCCCCAAGGGCTGCAG GTTGTTACGGTGGGAACCACCAGAAGGAGAGGAGCCACACAAAGTAGTTTTGAGATCGGACCAGGAGGAAGCTTTACTGAAGCTAAACGATGTTGGCTTACAGTTGGCTGTGTCATTCAGTGGAGAGGGTTCAATACTTGCGACAGGTGGTGAG GATGGGCATTTAAGGGTCTTCAAATGGCCTGCCATGGATACCGTTATTGAAGAACCTGATACTAAAACATCTGTTAAGGATCTTAGTTTCAG TTCCGATGAGAAGTTTTTAGCTGTCAATAGGAGCAGTGGCCCATCTAGAGTGTGGGATTTGAAGACATCCGAAGCTGTAGCTAATCTGCCAAGAGAAGCG GGAGAAAATTTTGGCTTCTGCAGATTTTCTAATAAGCCTGACAACAGTCAGATCCTCTTTGTGACAGCAATGCAAG GTGATTATGGAAAAATAATATCTTGGAATACTACCTCCTGGACGAGAACTGGATCGAAAAAGATTACTCGTGAGGCAATTTCAGCTTTTGCTGTCTCTCCTGATGGTACACTTCTTGCAAT TGGAACTGTTGAGGGAAGCGTCAGTGTACTAGGTTCAAAAGACATGCGAGTGCTTGTAACAGTTAAAAAGGCACATCTTGGCATTGTTACTACATTGGCTTTCTCTCAAGATTCAAG GACCTTGCTGTCTACTTCCTTCGACTCAACTGCAAGGGTGACATCAATTGGATCCCCAACGAGTAATG GTATAAGCCTATGGTCCATGATACTAGCTATTATACTCGCAGTTTTGGTATATTACTGTATGCAGCACAAAGAAGATCTCTTGGCAATGTTGCCACTATGA
- the LOC100833107 gene encoding E3 ubiquitin-protein ligase Os04g0590900: MPPPEHPLPGPNPKPKPPKPKPPKPRPEPLRDHVAVPEVPFPPDHFACASRCTDRCAHHGLCAPLPPPAATVHLRSSSSSRLPTPLIALSASVLAASALLLVILLVCHLLRRRRQRQSAAAPLTQHLGNAEAGTAPPLALSEGEEGDGGVHHVWYIRTVGLDERAIAAITALVYDSGKCRRVGQQLLGGDDDGCAVCLAEFRDGETLRLLPRCGHAFHRGCIDVWLRAHVNCPLCRAPVTAKPAPAATAPSSAGIDGEAAPAAAADPAVGGGAGAEEDEGGLREPAAVRRAVSMVALPRRAPWPEVSLLREPASNSGREGEMGLLKVSGVLKLSEALEMVGVGRSGRSMSFGSALLPARSGQPAATGANNADETPR, translated from the coding sequence atgccgccgccggagcacccccTCCCGGGCCCCAAcccgaagccgaagcccccgaagccgaagccgccGAAACCCAGGCCGGAGCCGCTGCGGGACCACGTCGCCGTCCCGGAGGTCCCGTTCCCTCCGGACCACTTCGCGTGCGCCTCCCGCTGCACGGACCGCTGCGCGCACCACGGCCTCTGCGCTcctctcccgccgccggccgccaccgtGCACCTcaggtcttcttcctcctcccgcctcCCCACCCCGCTCATCGCGCTCTCGGCTTCCGTCCTCGCAGCCTCCGCGCTTTTGTTGGTCATCCTCCTCGTctgccacctcctccgccgccgccgccagagaCAGAGCGCGGCCGCACCGCTGACCCAGCACCTCGGCAACGCGGAGGCgggcacggcgccgccgctggcgttGTCGGAGGGGGAAGAAGGGGATGGCGGGGTGCACCACGTGTGGTACATCCGGACCGTGGGGCTGGACGAGCGCGCCATCGCGGCCATCACGGCGCTGGTGTACGACTCCGGCAAGTGCCGCCGCGTGGGGCAGCAACTCCTCGGCGGGGACGACGACGGGTGCGCAGTGTGCCTGGCGGAGTTCCGCGACGGGGAGACGCTGCGCCTGCTGCCCCGCTGCGGCCACGCGTTCCACAGGGGCTGCATCGACGTCTGGCTCCGCGCCCACGTCAACTGCCCGCTCTGCCGCGCCCCAGTCACCGCCAagcccgcccccgccgccactgctccGTCCTCCGCGGGGATCGATGGCGAGGCAgcacccgcggcggcggcggatcctgCCGTGGGtggtggcgccggcgctgaGGAGGACGAGGGCGGATTGCGTGAGCCGGCTGCGGTCAGGCGGGCCGTGTCCATGGTGGCGCTCCCGAGGCGGGCGCCCTGGCCGGAGGTCTCGCTCCTCCGAGAGCCGGCGTCTAACAGCGGGCGCGAGGGGGAAATGGGCCTGTTGAAGGTCAGCGGAGTGCTCAAGCTGTCGGAGGCGTTGGAGATGGTCGGCGTAGGCCGCAGCGGCAGGTCGATGTCGTTCGGCAGCGCGCTTCTGCCAGCGAGGTCAGGGCAGCCGGCCGCCACCGGGGCCAACAACGCCGACGAGACGCCACGGTGA